One window from the genome of Aeromonas sp. FDAARGOS 1405 encodes:
- the murP gene encoding PTS N-acetylmuramic acid transporter subunit IIBC — MAKITDSMIGQIIQAIGGRDNITNCGHCMTRLRLSLADSLHADRDTIKRIAGVMGVIESDNQFQIVLGPGKAQTACEMMNGMLSTDAGILTAPRPQPADLGNIAAANKQALKQKQSSAAHRFLAKFATIFTPLIPGFIAAGLLLGCATLIEQTLLLEGQQTGGMLAEFVGYMKLFSKGLFSFLSILIGYNAQKAFGGSGVNGAIIASLFVMGYDPQASSGIYSGITDFFGHQIDPRGNIIGVLIACIIGASVERQVRRYMPDSLDMILTSCITLLIMGAVTFILIMPLGVQLYNGMSWLFINLNGNPFGTAILAGLFLISVMFGIHQGFVPVYFALMDAQGFNSLFPILALAGAGQVGAALALYSRAGKDSLLRTQVKGTIIPGILGVGEPLIYGVTLPRVKPFITACCGGSLGGFVVGLISWLGLPVGLNTVFGPSGIVALPLMTSAQGIFPGMMVYAVGLAVAYLGGYLFTLMFGCKNVDLS, encoded by the coding sequence ATGGCAAAAATAACTGATTCCATGATTGGCCAGATCATCCAGGCCATCGGCGGCCGGGATAACATCACCAACTGTGGCCACTGCATGACCCGCTTGCGGCTGAGCCTGGCGGACAGCCTGCATGCCGATCGCGATACTATCAAACGGATCGCCGGGGTGATGGGGGTGATTGAAAGCGACAACCAGTTCCAGATCGTGCTTGGTCCGGGCAAAGCCCAGACCGCCTGCGAAATGATGAACGGTATGCTGAGTACGGACGCTGGCATCCTCACCGCCCCCCGCCCGCAACCTGCGGATCTTGGCAACATCGCCGCCGCCAACAAGCAGGCGCTGAAGCAGAAGCAGAGCAGTGCGGCGCACCGCTTCCTGGCCAAGTTTGCCACCATTTTCACTCCGCTGATCCCCGGTTTTATCGCTGCGGGTCTGCTGCTCGGCTGTGCCACCCTGATCGAACAGACCCTGTTGCTGGAAGGACAGCAGACAGGGGGCATGCTGGCCGAATTCGTCGGCTACATGAAGCTCTTCAGCAAGGGACTGTTCAGCTTCCTCAGCATCCTGATCGGCTACAACGCCCAGAAGGCGTTTGGTGGCTCCGGCGTCAACGGTGCCATCATCGCCTCTCTGTTTGTCATGGGTTATGACCCTCAGGCCAGCAGCGGCATCTACTCCGGTATCACCGACTTCTTCGGCCATCAGATCGATCCCCGCGGCAACATCATCGGCGTGCTGATCGCCTGCATCATAGGCGCCTCGGTTGAGCGCCAGGTTCGCCGCTACATGCCGGACAGTCTGGATATGATCCTCACTTCCTGCATCACCCTGCTGATCATGGGAGCCGTCACCTTTATCCTGATCATGCCCCTCGGCGTGCAGCTCTATAACGGCATGTCCTGGCTCTTCATCAACCTCAATGGCAACCCGTTCGGTACCGCTATTCTGGCTGGCCTGTTCCTCATCTCGGTGATGTTTGGCATCCACCAAGGGTTCGTTCCCGTCTACTTTGCGCTGATGGATGCCCAGGGCTTCAACTCCCTGTTTCCTATCCTGGCGCTGGCCGGTGCCGGACAGGTAGGGGCTGCGCTGGCGCTCTACAGTCGGGCAGGCAAGGATTCCCTACTGCGCACTCAGGTGAAGGGCACCATCATTCCGGGCATTCTGGGGGTCGGTGAGCCGCTCATCTACGGCGTCACCCTGCCGCGGGTCAAACCCTTTATCACGGCCTGCTGCGGTGGTTCGCTGGGGGGCTTCGTGGTTGGCCTGATCTCCTGGCTGGGTCTGCCGGTCGGCCTCAACACCGTCTTTGGCCCCTCCGGTATCGTCGCCCTGCCGCTGATGACCTCCGCCCAGGGGATCTTCCCCGGCATGATGGTCTATGCGGTCGGCCTCGCCGTCGCCTACCTCGGCGGCTATCTCTTCACCCTGATGTTCGGCTGCAAGAACGTCGATCTGAGTTAA